The DNA segment AATTATTTTCCTTTATAGCAGTCTTTAATTCCTGCATTAAATTCAAGAGAAAATACAAATTATGATAAGTAGTAAGTCTCATACCCAAAATTTCTTTTCTTTTCATCAAGTGGCGTATATAACCTCTACTATAACTTTGACACACTTCACAATCACATTGTGAATCAATTGGAGAAAAATCATCTTTAAATTGAGCATTTCTAATAGTTATTTTCCCATTATGGGTAAATACCTGTCCATGTCTGGCAATTCTGGTTGGCATAACACAATCAAACATATCAATACCATATTTAACACCTTCGATTAAATCTTCTGGTGTCCCAACTCCCATTAAATAGCGAGGTTTATTTTTGGGTAGAAATGGAGTAGTATAATCCAAAATTTCATACATTTCCTTATTAGGTTCTCCGACACTTAAACCACCTAAAGCATAACCTGGAAAATCTAATTCAGTAGTAGCCTGAGCACTATATTTACGAAGCTTTTTGTGAACTCCCCCCTGAACAATCCCAAAAAGGGCCTGATCTTGGTTATTAATTTTTTCTTTTTCATTTTTACATCTTTCTGCCCAGCGAATTGTTCTTTCAACTGATTTTGCCATATCATCATATTCACTGGGATATGGAGGACATTCATCAAAAGCCATAACTATATCTGCACCTAATTTATTTTGAATTTGAATTGCTTTCTCAGGTGAAATAAAATGTTTAGAACCATCTAAGTGAGATTGAAAGTGAACACCTTCTTCTTTTATCTCACGTAAATCAGAAAGACTAAAAACTTGAAAACCACCACTATCTGTTAAAATTGGTCTATCCCAATTCATAAAGTCATGTAAGCCACCTGCCTGTTTTATCAAATCAGCTCCAGGCCTTAAATACAAATGATAGGTATTGGCTAAAATTATTTCAGAACCAATTTTTTTAAGTTCATCAGGTGTCATTGCTTTAACAGTAGCCTGAGTTCCAACAGGCATAAAAATTGGAGTTTCTATATCTCCATGTAAAGTATTAATTATCCCATGTCTTGCCCTGGTGTTTTTATCTTCATCTAATAATTCAAAACTAAAACCCATTTTCTCATCCTTTCTCAAAACTATTAAAATTTTAATATATAAACATTGCATCTCCTAAACTGAAAAATCTATATTCTTTTTTAACTGCTTTTTGATAGGCTTTCATGATATTTTCTTTTCCAGCAAAAGCACTAACTAACATTAATAGTGTTGATTTCGGTAGGTGAAAATTTGTAATTAAAGCATCAATAGCTTTAAACTCATAACCGGGATAAATAAATATATCAGTCCAGCCTTTACTGGATTTTAACTTACCATTATTTTGAGTTGCAACTGATTCAAGAGTTCTAGTTACTGTAGTCCCCACCGCAATTATTCTTCCACCATTTTTTTTGGTTTTTTTAATTTTGTCAATAACATTCTGATCTAATTCATAATATTCAGAGTGCATATCATGTTCCTCTACTTTATCAGTCCTAACAGGTCTAAAAGTTCCCAAACCTACATGTAAAGTAAGGTAACCAATACCAACACCTTTATTTTTCAAATCATTTATGAGTTCATTAGTAAAATGCAGTCCTGCAGTTGGAGCTGCTGCTGAACCTCTTTTTTTGGCATAAACAGTTTGATAACGATCTGGATTATCAAGTTTTCTATTTATATAAGGCGGAAGAGGCATTTCACCTAACTTATCAATAATCTCAGAAAAGTCTCCCTCATAAGAAAATTCCATTATTCTTCCTCCAAAATCAGTATATTCCACCGCCTCTCCGATTAATAAATCATTGCCAAAAGATACTTTTACTCCTTTTTTTACTCTCTTTCCTGGTTTAACTAAAACTTCCCATTTGCCTTCTTCTATTTCATTTAAAAGTAAAATCTCTATTTCAGTACCGGTTGGTATTTTTTCACCATAAATTCTGGCTGGTATAACTTCACTATTATTGAAGATAATCATATCATTAGGGTTAACATAATCTATAATATTTTTAAAAATTTCTTCATTTATTTTTCCAGTATTTTTATCTAAGCACATTAATTGTGATTCATCTCTATTATCTTCTGGCTTTTGCGCTATTAATTTATCCGGTAAATCATAATCAAATTCTTTTACATCCATAAAATCCCTCCATCAAACTCAATCTTTAAATAATCTTTCCTGTTCATTAGAATTAAACTCTAAATCAAGATGGTCATAGGCAGCACTGGTTGCAACTCTACCTCTTGGAGTTCTATCAATAAATCCAATTTGTAACAAATAAGGTTCATAAACATCTTCAATGGTTTCTCTTTCTTCACTTAGTGAAGCTGACATAGTTTTTAAGCCTACAGGGCCACCATCAAATTTTTTAATAATAGTTTTTAAAAGTCTATGATCAAAATTATCCAATCCCATTTCATCGATTTCTAATAAATTTAATGCTTTATCTACAACTTCAGTAGTTATTACTCCATCTGCTTTGACCTGGGCAAAATCTCTTACTCTTTTTAAAAGGCGATTACTAATTCTAGGTGTTCCGCGAGAACGCCTAGCAATTTCAACAGCTCCTTCTTCTTCAATTTCTATATCAAGTATTCTTCCAGATCTCATAATTATATTTGTTAATTCTTTTTCATTATAAAATTCCAGACGATTAATAACTCCAAATCTATCTCTTAAAGGTGAACTTAAAAGACCAGCTCTTGTAGTTGCTCCTACCAAAGTAAATGAAGCTAAATCTAATCTTACTGATCTGGCACTTGGTCCTTTACCAATCATAATATCAAGTGAATAATCTTCCATAGCAGGATATAAAACTTCTTCTACCATTTTATTTAAACGATGTATTTCATCAATAAATAAAACATCATTTTTTTGCAAATTTGTTAAAATAGAAGCCAGATCACCTGGTCTTTCAATGGCAGGACCAGAAGTTGTATGAATACTTACATTTAATTCATTTGCAATTATATTAGCTAATGTTGTTTTCCCCAATCCAGGAGGGCCATAAAGTAATACATGATCTAAGGCCTCACCTCGATCTTTTGCTGCTTTTACAAAAATATTTAATTTTTTCTTAACTTTTTTTTGACCTACATAATATTTTAATTTTTCCGGGCGGAGAGTGCTATCAAGATCTTTTTCTTTTTTTTGAGGAGTAACCACTCTTTTTTCTTCTTCCATTTATAAACTCTCCTTCCCTAAAGTGCTTAATACTTTTTTAATCTTTATCTCAAGATTTTCATTATCTTTAAAATCTACATTGGCCATAGCTTTATCAATTTCTTTTCTGGAATATCCCAGACTTAAAATTGCATCATACAATTCTTCATCTTCCTGGCTATTTTCACTTTTTTCTATATTAATATTTTTAGCCAGTTCATCAACTTTATTTTTTAATTCTAATACTAGTCTTTGGGCTGTCTTAGGTCCTATCCCTTTAACCTCTTTTAAAACAGCAATATTTTCAGTAAGAATTGCATTGATAAATCTATCATAACTTAAGTGAGAAAGTATATTTATCGCTGCTTTTGGACCTATTCTAGAAACAGATAACAAAATTTCAAATAATTGTCTTTCTTCCATAGTTTGAAATCCATATAAAGCTAATTGATCTTCTCTAACATATGTATAAATATATAAATGGGTTTCTTTACCTTCAGCAGGCAGTCTGGTTATATCTGCTACTTCAACTAAATATCCAACTCCATTTACTTCAATAATTAATTGACTTTCAAATTTTGTCTTTATTTTTCCTCGAAGACTTCCAATCAAAGTTGGTCACCCCATCTCTTTTGAGCAATAACACTGTGACCATGACAAATAGAAACTGCAAGTGCATCAGCAGCATCATCAGGTTTAGGAATTTTTTCGAGACTTAATAAGGCTTTTACCATTTGTTGAACCTGCATTTTACTTGCTCTACCATAACCTACTACAGCCTGTTTTACCTGAAGTGGAGTGTATTCACCTACCTGTAATTCAGCCTGAGCTCCAGCAAGTAAAATAACACCTCTTGCCTGACCTACTTTAATCGCTGTTTTAACATTTTTATTAAAAAATAATTCTTCCACCGCCATATGCTCTGGTGAATATTTTTCTATTAATTCATTTAATTCTATAAAAATTTTATTTAATCTATTACTATTTTTCATATCAGCAGGAGTTCTGATAGTACCATAATCTATTTTTTTAAAATTATTACCATTTTTTTCAACACAGGCATAACCTAATGTAGCTAATCCCGGATCTATACCGAGAATTATCAAAAAAATCACCTCTTTAAATACATAATTTCTTAACATAAAAATATATTAAAATAGATAAAAGACACTGAAAAATCAGTGTCTTTTCAGTGTTTAATCCTCTTGCTCAGCGATTTCTTCCATGATTTCATCAGGAATATCAAAATTTGCATATATTTCCTGTACATCATCATGATCCTCAAGTTCATCCATTAATTTTAGCATTTTTTTAGCATCTTTTTTATCAAGCTTTACATTATTATTAGGAATCATAGCAAGATCAGAAGAATTAAGGTCAAAACCTTTTTTCTCTAAGTTTTCTTTTACCTGTTCAAATTCTGTTGGATCAGCATATATTGTTACTGTATTACCTTCTACTAAAACATCCTGAGCATCAGCTTCCAATGCTTCTAACATTAATTCATCTTCAGTCAGATCAGTTGAATCAAGATCTAAAATATACTGTCCTCTACGTTCAAACATCCAGGCTACACAACCTGACTGTCCTAGATTTCCTCCTCTTTCAGATAAGATATGGCGAAGTTCTGAAGCAGTTCTATTACGGTTATCACTCATTATTTCGAGATAGAGAGCGACCCCACCTGGTCCATAACCTTCATAAACAAATTCTTCATAATTAACTCCTTCTAAATTACCAGTACCTCTTTTAATAGCCCTTTCTATATTATCGTTAGGCATATTATTATCCTGTGCTTTTTCTATTGCTCTTCTTAAATCAGGATTTTTTTCTGGATCACCGCCACCTTCTCTAGCGGCTACTGCAATTTTTTTGCTTAATTTTGAAAACAATTTTGCACGCTTTTTATCTTCTTTTTTCTTTTTATGTTTTATATTAGCCCATTTAGAATGACCAGCCATTTAGATAACCTCCTTACAATCATAATCCAATTGTTATTTTATCACATAATACAACTGTTTTCAATAAATGAGTCCATCTCTTAATTTATCTTACAGGCATATACAGCAAAAAGAGTCATGGCCAAAATTAACCATGACTCTTTCATAATTTATGCTTTTCTAAGGTCTTTAATTAAATTTTCTAATTCAAGTTTTGCTCCATTTTCCCATTTATTTAAAAATGACTTGATTTTTTCTTTTTCACTATCAGAAAAATCATATTCATCCACTTCTTCTGGTTCAATATTTTTTAACACTTTAATAGATTTTTTTATAGGATATTGTACTTTATAATAAATCTTATCAGTCATTTTTTTCACCTTCTTTTCTATTTACTAATGTCTTAAGTCTTGGTATCCCTTCCTTATTAAGAAAACGTAAATAGCCTTCAAGAGTTATTATCCTATTATCTAAAACTCTATCACTAAACTCAATATTATTTTTTTCAAATTTTGTAACTTTTGTTAATGCCCTATCAAGGGTATTAACTGCACTTAATATTTCATTAGCATTTAAATTTTTGGCCATATTAACACCTCATTTTATGTAATATTTATTACTTCTCTTTAAGCTTTATAATATTGAGACATACTTTATGTAATATTAATTTTTAAAATTAAAAAAGATTATAAGTTGGCCTATAAGCCGAGTTCTGTAATTGGTGATCATCTATCTGCAGTATCAATTTCTTGATACCTCGAGCGTTCATACCCGAAGATAGGACGGGCAGCCCTAAATCTCCCTATTTGAACTTACTCCAGGTGGGGTTTACCTAGCTATTCAGTCACCTAAACACTGGTGAGCTCTTACCTCACCTTTTCACCCTTACCAATAATGGCGGTTTGTTTCTGTGGCACTTTCCTGGGAGTCGCCTCCACTGGGAGTTACCCAGCACCATGCCCTTTGGAGCTCGGACTTTCCTCAGCTGATAAACAGCTGCGATCACCTGGCCAACTTATAATCCGACATTTTTCACCATTAGCTAGTATATCATTGAATTACTATTTTTGTCAAATATATTTCCAGGGATTGGTATTTAATTCAGATTTTATAATATTAACTTTATAATTTTTTTGAGAAACTTTTTTAGATAAATAAGAAAAAAGTAAGTTCTTAACTACTTTTTCAGTTCCATAATGACCGGCATCAATTAAATTTAATCCTAATTGTTCAGCATGTTGAGCTTCATGATATTTTACATCACCAGTAATGTAGAGATCTGCCCCATTATATTTAGCTTTAGAAATAAAATCAGCTCCACTACCACTACATAACGCTACTTTTTTTATTTCAGAATCATCATTACCATAATATCTAAGATATGGTAAGTTTAATTTTTCTTTTACTTTTTTAATATAATCAATTAAATTATAATTCCTTTTAAGTTGACCAATTCTTCCTAATGAAATATTCATATCAGAAAAGTTATTTTCAAGAGGATAAATATCATAAGCAACTTCTTCATAAGGATGTACTTTTTTTACTAAATTAATTATATTATTTAAATTTTCTTCTTTTACGATAGTTTCAAATCTAAATTCATTGACCCGGGCCATCTTCCCCTCTTTACCTAAATAAGGGTTACTATTTTTTTCGGGTTGAAATGTCCCTTCACCTTTTGTTACAAAAGAAGTTTTACTATAATTACCAATTTGACCAGCATCATTAGCAAGTACCTTATCCCTTATCTTTTCTAAACTTTTTTCAGGACCAAAAATAACTAATTTATAATAATTTTTCCTCTCTTTTAAGGAAAGTCCCTCTAAATTATTAATATCCAATAAATCTGCTAAATAATCATTCAAACCACCCTGGGCAACATCTAAATTAGTATGAGCTGAATAGAGTGTAATATCATTTTTAATAGAATCAATTATTATCCTTCCAGTTGCTGTTTGATCATGTATAGATTTTAATTCATCAAAGATAACAGGGTGATGAGAGATGATTAGATTACAATTCTTATCCTTAGCTTCATTAAGAACTTCTTTATTAATATCAAGGCTTACTAAAACGTTTTCTGTTTTTTGATTTAAACTTCCTGCCTGAATTCCAACATTATCCCAATTATAGGCATAATTTTGGGGAGCTAAATCAGTTAATAGACTAATAATCATCTGGGCATTTACCATTTAAAATCCTCCTTAATGCAAATAATAAAAATTTCTCATTGAAAAAACCTTGCTCTCTAGAACAAGGTTAATCCAAAAAATCTCTTAATTTTTTACTTCTGGTTGGATGTCTTAATTTTCGTAAAGCCTTTGCCTCAATTTGTCTTATGCGCTCTCTTGTTACATCAAATTCCTTACCTACTTCTTCTAATGTTCGAGATCTCCCATCTTCTATACCAAATCTTAATTCCAAAATTCTTTTTTCTCTATCAGTAAGTGTATCAAGTACACTATCTAATTGTTCACGAAGCAAAATAAATGTTGCTGCTGATGCAGGAGCAGGAGCGTCTTCATCTTCAATAAAATCAACAAGATGGCTATCTTCTTCTTCACCAATAGGGGTTTCGAGAGAAACTGGTTCCTGTGATATTTTTTTGATTTCTCTGACCTTTTTTGCAGTTAAACCCATTTCTTCTGCAATTTCATCATCTGTAGGTTCTCGACCTTTATCCTGTAAAAGTTGTCTGGAAACTCTAATTAGTTTATTTATTGTTTCTACCATGTGAACCGGTATCCTTATAGTTCTGGATTGATCAGCAATAGAACGGGTTATAGCCTGTCTTATCCACCAGGTAGCATAAGTACTAAACTTATAGCCCTTAGTATAATCAAATTTTTCTACAGCTTTCATCAATCCCATATTACCTTCCTGAATTAAATCTAAAAATAACATACCCCGTCCAACATATTTTTTTGCAATACTTACTACAAGCCTTAAATTAGCTTCAACTAAATGTTGTTTGGCTCTTTCATCTCCATTTTCCATTCTTTTTGCAAGCTGAACCTCTTCTTCGGCTGTTAATAAATCTACTTTTCCGATTTCTTTTAAATACATACGAACAGGATCTTCAATCCCACTACTTTTTGAAACTGTTAAGTCTAAAGTTTTATCATCTTCTTCATCATCTAATTCAGAAATATCTTCAACTATATCGATATCTAAATCATTAAAAATATCATATATTTCATCAATTTGGTCAGAATTTAACTGGGTTTTTTCGAGTTTATCCATTATTTTTTCATAAGTTAAATAACCCTGTTTTTTACCACGAATAACTAAATCATTTACTTCCTCTATATTATGAGTATCAACCCTTTTTTCAGCCATCTAGATCCCTCCTTCCCCTTTGCTTTTAAATAAATTTTGATAAGAAATTAAAATTTCATTTAAATCCATTAAAGAAATATTTTCTTTTTGTAATTTTTTGTATAAATTAAATTTATATCTATATCGATAATTTTCTTCAAATTGGTGCAAATATGCTTTAAGAATTGATTTATTTATATCACTTTTTTCTTCTACTTTTAATTTCATATATAATTTTTTAACACTATTATTTTCTAACTGCAAAAATACTTCATCAGGCGTTTTTTCAAATTTTAATGATTTTAATTTTTCCCAGATTTCCTGAGTTATATTATCAAAAAAGTAATCTTTATTTACTTTTTCTTTTATAAAATCTCTATACTCTGGATAATCAATATAGGATTTTAAAATTTTCTTTTCAATATCATTTATTCTCTGAATATTATTTTCGTTTTTATTACTTTTTTGGTAGTTATTAAATTTTCTATTTTTATTATTTTTATTAGTTCTTTTTGTCTTTTCTCGTCTTTTTTCAACTTCCTGATATAATAAATCAGTATCTAAATCTATTTTTTTTGCGATTTCTTTAGTATATACTTCTCTTTCAATAGGATCTTTAATTTGTGCTAGAACTTCTACTATTTTATGAGTAGTATTAATTCTATCATCAGCATTTCTTAAATTTTTAGAAGATATTATATTATCAACTTTAAATTCAATTAGTGAAAGAGAATCATCCTTTAAGTTTAAGAATTTTTTTTCACCTCTTAATTTGATAAAATCATCTGGATCAGTATCTTCAGGTAATTTAATAACTTTTACATTTAATCCCTCTTCTTTTAAAATTTCAAGTCCTCTAAGTGTTGCTTTAGCTCCAGCTGTATCTGAATCATATGCTATATAGACTTTAGAAACATATCTTTTTAACATTTTTGCCTGCTTTTCAGTTAAAGAAGTTCCTAATGATGCCACAGCATTTTTGATACCATTCATATGAGCTGTTAACACATCAGTATAACCTTCCATTATTATTGCATTATTGCTCTTTCTCATATATTTTTTGGCCCAATTCAAACCATAAAGATTATCACTTTTATCATAGACCATTGTATCTGGAGAATTAAGATATTTGGGTTGGTTTATACTATCGTCTATTATTCTTCCTCCAAAAGCAAGAACTTCACTTCTGCTATTAAATATAGGAAAAATAATTCTATTTCTAAACCTGTCATAAAATTTTTGTTCATTTTTTTTAACTAGCAAACCTGCTTTTACCATTTCATCTTTAGTATAGCCTTTATTTTTGAGAAACTTATAAAGAGCAGTCCATTTATCTGGAGCAAATCCAAGACTATATTTTTTTATATCATCTTCACTATAATTTCTATTTTTCAAATATGCAAGAGCTTTTTCCCCAATATCATGTTTTAATAACAGATAATTATAGAATTTGGCACTAATCATATTTATTTCAAAAATTTTATCTCTAAAATTGGCAACCTTTTTTTGATGATTACTTTGATTAGGTAATTCCATTCCGACACGTTCAGCAGTCATTTTCAGACTCTCAAAAAAAGTAATATGTTCAATTTCCATTAAAAAACTAAAGACATCGCCACCAGCACCACACCCAAAACAATGATAAAACTGATTGGCTGGGTTTACAGTAAAGGAAGGTGTTTTTTCTTGATGAAAAGGGCAGAGTCCTTTGTAATTTTTACCTGATTTTTTTAATTTTACATAATCAGATATTACATCTACAATATCTACTCTGTCTTTAACTTCTTCTTTAAATTCATTAGAAAGAGTTCCCATAATTCACCTACCTTTTATATATCTATAATTCGTCAAATAAATTTATTTTCCTGCACTTTATAACATTAAAATATTATTAATCAAACCAGGGGCTGGGAATAAATAATTCTTCCCCTTTTTCAATAGCAAATCGATCTGACATGCCCGCGATATAATCAATAATAATTTGTTCAATACCAAATTTATCTATCATAGATTTAAATTTTGCAGGAATTTCACTCTTGTTATCTTTGTAGTACTTAAATAAGATTTTCAATAGTCTTTCAGCTTTAACTTCTTCTTTTTTTGCTCCACTACCAATGTAGACATTATCAAAAAGAAATTTTCGCAATTCAGATGTTGCTTTTTTAACTTTTTTACTTCGACATATTTCTGGATTATTATAACTATTTAAAACAATATCTCTAACCATTTTATCAATCCGATCAGAATGAGTCTCTCCTAAAATTTTGATAGACTTTTTAGGTAAATCAGATTTATTAATAATTCCTGCCCTTAAAGCATCATCAATATCGTGATTAATATATGCAATTCTATCTGCGATTCTTACTATTTTTCCTTCCAGAGTAGAAGGAGATTCGTTTCCTGTATGATGTAATATCCCATCTCTTACCTCCCAGGAAAGATTTAAATCTTCCAGATAATCAACTACCCGTAAACTCTGTTTATTATGTTCAAAACCCTTATTAGAAATCTGATCTAAAATTGCTTCTCCGGCATGACCAAATGGTGTATGGCCTAAATCATGGCCTAATGAAATTGCTTCTGTTAAATCTTCATTTAATTTTAAGGAACGCGCTATAGTTCTTGCAATCTGACTTACTTCCAGAGTATGTGTTAACCTGGTTCGATAGTGATCCCCAGCAGGAGAAATAAATACCTGGGTTTTATGTTTAAGCCTTCTAAAAGCCTTGCTATGAATAATTCTATCTCTATCCTGCTGAAAAATAGGTCTAATATCACATTTTGCTTCTTCTTTTAATCTTCCTTTGCTTTCACTACTAAAGCTGGCATATTTAGAAAATATTTCTTTTTCTCTTTCTTCCAGGTCAATTCTAGAAAACATAAAATAGCCTCCTTAAAATTTAAATATAAGACATAACTTCATTGGCCGACTCTTCAATTGATTTATTAGTAACATCAATAACAGGACACCCTATTTTTTGCATTATTTTTTCTGCATGCTCTAATTCATTATTTATTCTTTTTATAGAAGCATACTGAGAATCAGGACTTAATCCTAAAGCTTTTAGTCTTTCCTGCCTAATTTCATTTAATAATAAAGGATCAATAGTTAAACCAATAATTTTATTACCTGGATTTCTATAAAGCAAAGGAGACTCTTCAACTTCTGGAACTAATGGAACATTGGCTGCTTTATATCCTCTATAAGACAAATAAATACACATAGGTGTTTTAGAAGTCCGAGATACTCCAACTAATACCACATCGGCAAGTCTAATACCCTTATCATCATTTCTATCATCATATTTTACTGTAAATTCCATAGCTTCAACTCTTTTAAAATAATTTTGATCTAATCTATGAACCAAACCTGGTTTTAGTCTAGGTTCTATATCAAGCATATCTTGAAATTTTTTCATAACTGGACCCATAATATCAATTATTGGTACATCATTTTTTTCACCTAATTCAACAAATTCTTTTCTTAATTTAGGATTAATTAAAGTAAAAACAATTAAAGATTTATCTTTTTTTGCTCTTTCTATGATATTTTTTAATTCACGAGATGTTTTAATATATGAATATCTTTCTGTCTCAATATGACCTGAATTAAATTGACTTGCTGCAGCATCCACTACATTCTGAGCAGTATCCCCTATTGAATCAGATACAACATATACTTTAGGTTTTTCTTGCAATTTTATCACCTCTATTTTAGTCTTTGATAATTATTAATCATCAAGAGCAATTTCATCAATATCTATAAACATTTCTGAAATTTTTGCTACTTTTTGTAAAAGTGCAAGTCTATTTTTTCTCAATTTTTTATTATCTACCATAACTATCACATTATCTAAAAATAAATCTACAGGTTTCTTAAATTCAACTAATCTTTTTAAAGCAGACTTGTAATCCCCAGTTTTATATTTATTTTTAATTATCTCTTTCAAATTTATATATTTATTATATAGATTTTCTTCTTCTTCAGTTTCAAATAAATTTTTATCTATATCAGGTTTCCCCTCAGCTTTATTTCCAAGGTTTTTAGCTCTTACTAAACCCCTAAATAAATCAACAAATAATTCTGGATTATCCTGGCGAACTTCCATGACAGCTTCTGCTCTGTCTTTAAGATCTACAAAATCGTCATTTTTAATGCTAATCGCTGCATTTATAACATCATATCTCAAATTCATTTCTTCTAATTCATTACGTAATCTCTGTAATAATAATTCTTTTATTTCTTTTATTAAATCATCACTATCATTATTCAATGTATCAAGACTATAATTAATTAAATTACTAATTTTTATATTTTCTCCAAGATTAATTATAATTCTTACTATTGAAGAAGCCTGTCTTCTTAAGGCAAAAGGATCCTGGGAACCGCTTGGTTTAA comes from the Halanaerobiales bacterium genome and includes:
- a CDS encoding deoxyguanosinetriphosphate triphosphohydrolase yields the protein MFSRIDLEEREKEIFSKYASFSSESKGRLKEEAKCDIRPIFQQDRDRIIHSKAFRRLKHKTQVFISPAGDHYRTRLTHTLEVSQIARTIARSLKLNEDLTEAISLGHDLGHTPFGHAGEAILDQISNKGFEHNKQSLRVVDYLEDLNLSWEVRDGILHHTGNESPSTLEGKIVRIADRIAYINHDIDDALRAGIINKSDLPKKSIKILGETHSDRIDKMVRDIVLNSYNNPEICRSKKVKKATSELRKFLFDNVYIGSGAKKEEVKAERLLKILFKYYKDNKSEIPAKFKSMIDKFGIEQIIIDYIAGMSDRFAIEKGEELFIPSPWFD
- a CDS encoding pyruvate, water dikinase regulatory protein; the protein is MIKLQEKPKVYVVSDSIGDTAQNVVDAAASQFNSGHIETERYSYIKTSRELKNIIERAKKDKSLIVFTLINPKLRKEFVELGEKNDVPIIDIMGPVMKKFQDMLDIEPRLKPGLVHRLDQNYFKRVEAMEFTVKYDDRNDDKGIRLADVVLVGVSRTSKTPMCIYLSYRGYKAANVPLVPEVEESPLLYRNPGNKIIGLTIDPLLLNEIRQERLKALGLSPDSQYASIKRINNELEHAEKIMQKIGCPVIDVTNKSIEESANEVMSYI
- the dnaG gene encoding DNA primase encodes the protein MGTLSNEFKEEVKDRVDIVDVISDYVKLKKSGKNYKGLCPFHQEKTPSFTVNPANQFYHCFGCGAGGDVFSFLMEIEHITFFESLKMTAERVGMELPNQSNHQKKVANFRDKIFEINMISAKFYNYLLLKHDIGEKALAYLKNRNYSEDDIKKYSLGFAPDKWTALYKFLKNKGYTKDEMVKAGLLVKKNEQKFYDRFRNRIIFPIFNSRSEVLAFGGRIIDDSINQPKYLNSPDTMVYDKSDNLYGLNWAKKYMRKSNNAIIMEGYTDVLTAHMNGIKNAVASLGTSLTEKQAKMLKRYVSKVYIAYDSDTAGAKATLRGLEILKEEGLNVKVIKLPEDTDPDDFIKLRGEKKFLNLKDDSLSLIEFKVDNIISSKNLRNADDRINTTHKIVEVLAQIKDPIEREVYTKEIAKKIDLDTDLLYQEVEKRREKTKRTNKNNKNRKFNNYQKSNKNENNIQRINDIEKKILKSYIDYPEYRDFIKEKVNKDYFFDNITQEIWEKLKSLKFEKTPDEVFLQLENNSVKKLYMKLKVEEKSDINKSILKAYLHQFEENYRYRYKFNLYKKLQKENISLMDLNEILISYQNLFKSKGEGGI